A single genomic interval of Anopheles marshallii chromosome 2, idAnoMarsDA_429_01, whole genome shotgun sequence harbors:
- the LOC128718509 gene encoding uncharacterized protein LOC128718509, giving the protein MPGVVNKQLSPNERPAQLHFNAYTQFQFKTMAKNSKSGPQRICVLCPNRSTITDTQTDDAFERITYHRFPTNTQRLGRWLELCGLSKESMPTLANKFVCSNHFAPECFERDLRAELLYGTRRMALKKEAEPTIRTPKQQLKRQLNTQSSEEEDRQKRKEQVDQLLNGQIPVTEKIANPFRKRVVDESSYITDEPAERNLSKNTLSHMSQSEMMQLIEDLQQETTSQQIHIAKLQRTIDSKTEKINFAKAEMVNTAISLQELKDHENRHVNERITEILSGRFGEGQLATILAGPPEQTEPALLHVLWTENELAQALRLICVSKEAYELIRKELRYPLPDASQIERWIHSVYLETGHNTTAMRILQLHAFALQDIERICSLHLTRINVPVRHHYDCKRDQIIGPNAQLHCLTVQGIFASWQQIVHIEFDLDVSKVLVEKIITDLHEISYNVVAITTDCDRATADIWRTWNVSNEQHCIQHPITGHSIYVYACPDRTLVAIHRALIDEGFLMQENNLLITRTSLMPFLNMRQFCEPGETSSTLYDRYISKMVLSDVSYESTLSRKFISSATTNALRMLANDKEDDEGVLSTLITLIDLFVDWYELCTATSCSVEYPAVKQQLITNLPYGVYEDEQNIVLDGMYDVMETIRCLNTDHDFLPQAVLMSINSMRKLLADLRTNYPGQINGIPMLRLSTIPFSETIRNLRQALHQDSQTSKVRSVNDVLFHLCATVVSMGSNSYATNILLQRGGFLDGLSLSNLRRQDDPIDSDIRDVAESDACNFLARFIVARLGHKYENLGNRPVTIEHNNDQYVIKSSDRENLSCITPSMVWAEQAKTFESYLRHTIQDKTPDLAKSLIDFIAFRYPQLGRDLVELYVRKRIAIKLKNLNATLDACAAKKQLSS; this is encoded by the exons ATGCCGGgtgttgtaaacaaacaactgtCACCGAACGAACGGCCCGCGCAATTGCATTTCAATGCGTACACACAATTTCAGTTCAAAACCATGGCCAAGAACAGCAAGAGCGGACCCCAGAGGATCTGCGTACTGTGCCCAAACCGATCCACAATAACGGACACACAAACGGACGATGCGTTCGAGCGCATTACGTATCATAGATTTCCTACCAATACGCAACGACTCGGTCGGTGGCTAGAGCTCTGTGGTCTTTCCAAAGAAAGCATGCCCACGCTAGCGAACAAATTCGTCTGCAGCAATCACTTCGCACCGGAATGCTTCGAGCGTGATCTACGTGCGGAACTTCTGTACGGCACGAGACGTATGGCACTAAAGAAGGAAGCAGAGCCAACGATTCGTACACCAAAACAGCAGTTAAAGCGACAGCTAAACACTCAGTCCAGCGAAGAGGAAGATCGTCAGAAGCGCAAAGAGCAGGTGGATCAACTTCTAAATGGTCAAATACCGGTGACGGAAAAGATTGCGAATCCATTTCGAAAGCGTGTCGTCGACGAATCGTCATATATTACAGATGAACCTGCAGAACGAAATCTGTCCAAGAACACTCTGTCACACATGAGCCAATCGGAAATGATGCAACTGATCGAAGATTTGCAACAAGAAACCACGAGCCAACAAATACACATAGCAAAGTTGCAACGTACGATCGATAGTAAGACTGAAAAGATCAATTTTGCCAAAGCGGAAATGGTAAACACAGCGATTTCGTTGCAAGAGCTAAAAGATCACGAAAATCGTCATGTAAATGAACGAATTACAGAGATATTGTCCGGCCGGTTCGGTGAAGGACAGCTGGCCACGATATTGGCCGGTCCGCCAGAGCAAACCGAGCCGGCTTTGCTTCATGTGCTGTGGACTGAAAATGAGTTAGCTCAAGCGCTCAGGCTGATTTGCGTCAGTAAGGAGGCGTACGAACTGATACGCAAAGAGTTACGCTATCCTCTTCCAGATGCTTCACAAATCGAGCGTTGGATTCACAGCGTTTATCTGGAAACGGGACACAATACAACAGCCATGCGCATCTTACAGCTACACGCATTTGCCTTGCAAGACATCGAACGTATCTGCTCACTTCACCTGACTCGTATCAACGTCCCCGTTCGACACCATTACGATTGCAAGCGTGATCAAATTATTGGACCAAATGCTCAACTACACTGCCTTACCGTGCAGGGAATATTTGCTTCGTGGCAACAGATAGTCCACATTGAATTCGATCTCGACGTTAGcaaagtgttggtggaaaaaataatcacCGATCTGCATGAAATCAGTTACAACGTGGTGGCCATAACGACCGACTGTGATCGTGCAACGGCAGACATATGGCGCACATGGAACGTTAGCAATGAACAGCACTGCATACAACACCCGATAACGGGTCATTCGATTTATGTGTACGCTTGTCCAGATCGAACGCTGGTCGCCATTCATCGGGCACTGATTGATGAAGGATTCTTAATGCAGGAAAACAATCTACTGATTACCCGAACTAGCTTGATGCCATTTCTCAATATGAGACAGTTTTGTGAGCCTGGTGAGACCAGTAGCACCCTCTACGATAGATATATTAGCAAAATG GTTCTGTCAGATGTATCGTACGAGTCAACTCTGTCGCGTAAGTTTATCTCTTCCGCAACGACGAACGCTTTGAGAATGCTTGCAAACGACAAAGAGGATGACGAAGGTGTGCTCTCTACTTTGATTACACTGATCGATCTATTCGTCGACTGGTACGAACTATGTACGGCCACTAGTTGTTCGGTAGAATATCCAGCAGTTAAGCAACAACTTATCACCAACCTGCCCTACGGGGTGTATGAAGATGAGCAGAACATTGTGCTGGATGGAATGTACGATGTGATGGAAACAATACGCTGTTTAAATACGGACCATGATTTCCTCCCCCAAGCCGTGCTCATGTCCATCAACTCGATGCGCAAGTTGTTGGCCGATTTAAGGACCAACTATCCTGGGCAAATTAATGGCATACCCATGCTACGCCTTAGTACAATACCGTTTAGCGAAACGATTCGGAACTTGCGACAGGCCCTGCATCAAGATTCACAGACATCAAAAGTACGGTCAGTAAATGATGTTCTTTTCCACCTCTGTGCGACGGTTGTCTCAATGGGATCAAATTCCTATGCCACAAATATACTGCTACAAAGGGGAGGTTTTTTGGATGGATTGTCCCTTTCAAATCTACGTCGACAAGATGATCCCATCGATTCAGATATACGCGACGTAGCCGAGTCAGACGCTTGTaattttcttgcacgttttATTGTGGCTCGATTGGGTCATAAGTACGAAAATCTCGGCAATCGGCCAGTCACCATTGAGCACAATAATGATCAGTACGTCATCAAATCTTCCGATAGGGAGAACCTATCTTGCATCACACCTTCGATGGTGTGGGCGGAACAAGCAAAGACGTTTGAATCGTACCTGCGTCATACGATACAGGATAAAACCCCAGACTTGGCTAAATCTTTGATCGATTTCATTGCTTTTCGCTATCCCCAGCTGGGACGAGATTTGGTGGAGCTGTACGTACGGAAACGTATAGCGATTAAGCTAAAAAACCTTAACGCTACGCTGGATGCATGCGCAGCAAAAAAGCAACTGAGCAGCTAA
- the LOC128707066 gene encoding phosphotriesterase-related protein — translation MMKVQTVRGPVDPEQLGYTLTHEHFSLNFDKMYSAPPDAVEEYVSKRITLENVGYVKQYPYGSRYNINFEDFDTHQAVAKDVAAYKKFGGGAIVENTSHGLGRNLKLMHEVSTGANVHVIAGTGHYIHAMQDETTHGMSVEQMTDLYTKELLFGVEVSGLDEPVKCGFIGEVGSGWPITHFERNAIQATAEVQAAIGCVVSFHPGRERDAPYEIVRLYLEAGGNASKCVMSHLDRTLFEDDDLLEFAKLGTYLQFDLFGTECSYYQLNPESYMQSDEQRIQKVIRLIREGYTERILMAHDIHTKHRLTSFGGHGYSHILNNVLMRFSVRGIDIKTVDTMTISNPARWLEMKV, via the exons ATGATGAAGGTACAAACAG TGCGAGGCCCGGTGGATCCGGAGCAGCTGGGGTACACCCTAACCCATGAGCATTTTTCGCTCAACTTCGATAAGATGTACTCGGCCCCGCCAGATGCGGTGGAGGAATACGTCAGTAAGCGAATTACGCTGGAAAATGTCGGGTACGTGAAGCAATACCCGTACGGTAGCCGGTACAACATAAACTTTGAAGATTTCGATACGCATCAGGCGGTGGCGAAAGATGTGGCCGCTTACAAAaagtttggtggtggtgcaatCGTTGAGAATACTTCGCACGGTCTTGGGCGCAATCTGAAGCTGATGCACGAAGTATCGACGGGAGCGAATGTGCACGTGATCGCCGGCACGGGCCATTACATCCACGCGATGCAGGACGAAACAACGCACGGTATGAGCGTGGAGCAGATGACGGACCTGTACACGAAGGAGCTGCTGTTTGGCGTCGAAGTGTCCGGGCTGGACGAACCGGTAAAGTGTGGCTTCATCGGTGAGGTTGGTAGCGGTTGGCCGATTACCCATTTCGAGCGCAACGCTATCCAAGCGACGGCGGAAGTGCAGGCCGCTATTGGTTGTGTTGTTTCGTTCCACCCGGGCCGGGAACGAGACGCACCGTACGAGATTGTGCGACTTTATCTGGAAGCGGGTGGTAACGCGTCCAAGTGCGTCATGTCGCATCTGGATAGGACGTTGTTTGAGGATGACGATTTGCTGGAGTTTGCCAAGCTGGGTACGTACCTGCAGTTCGATCTGTTCGGCACGGAGTGTTCGTACTATCAGTTGAATCCGGAATCGTACATGCAGTCGGATGAGCAGCGCATCCAGAAAGTTATACGGCTAATTCGCGAGGGATATACGGAGCGTATTCTGATGGCACACGACATTCACACCAAACATCGACTG ACCTCTTTCGGTGGACACGGTTATAGTCACATCTTGAACAATGTACTGATGCGGTTCTCGGTGCGTGGAATCGACATTAAGACGGTCGACACTATGACCATCAGCAATCCGGCACGCTGGCTAGAGATGAAGGTTTAG
- the LOC128708704 gene encoding coiled-coil-helix-coiled-coil-helix domain-containing protein 7, producing the protein MPKNYDAEKNNPCLKEQELSYKCLSKNNFDHGKCELYYANYNNCKEFWNKVRADRRANGIFPYLPEVADRESIKTEYMKTKPT; encoded by the exons ATGCCGAAAAATTACGATGCTGAGAAAAACAATCCATGTTTGAAA GAACAGGAACTGTCGTACAAATGTCTCAGCAAGAACAACTTTGATCACGGCAAATGCGAGCTCTATTATGCAAACTACAACAATTGCAAAGAATTTTGG AATAAAGTCCGTGCAGATCGGCGAGCGAACGGAATCTTTCCTTACCTGCCTGAAGTAGCTGACCGGGAAAGCATTAAAACCGAATATATGAAAACTAAACCAACATGA